Within the Phycodurus eques isolate BA_2022a chromosome 15, UOR_Pequ_1.1, whole genome shotgun sequence genome, the region agacttcaatcaacctaccatgcatgtttttgtgatgtgggaggaaaccggggtgcccggagaaaacccacgcaggcacgaggagaacatgcaacctccacacagacggggccggggatcgaaccccggtcctcagaactgtgagggagacgctctaaccagtcgccctttggaaaacaatgttcGACAATTTTGCCTGCTTTTTGAAATGTTACGGCAAATAAcggaatcataatcaatttcggggggggggaaataatagTCAGTTTAATCTATTACGAAAGTAACGGTTATTTGCAGCTGTAATGTGAATAACCTGTAATCGacatgtagttgaacctgaagcagcctcaaaAGTGTAGATTGAACTAGTAaccctttgcattaatcagtacccaagcaGTAGcacacagtttcaaaaaggtttggTGAGTACAACATCACACACCCTCTTGTGTGATTCCGCTTGACTGTTTTTAGTTAGTTGTGTTTAACCATTAAACAGTGGcacataaataacaataatcagttcatttaaaaaaaaaaattgcaatgcaATTTAATGCACAATAACTTTTTATCCGATTATTAGATTAATCGATGCCCGAAATattaagaaaatacatttgtaaaattgtgACAAATCTTAATCTtgggagaataaagtcagaaatGTATAACAATTAAAATCGTAAGGGAATAAAAtcgaaaaatgacaacaaacttgTCCGAGAAAAATCAAAGATTGCAATGAAAAATAGACGGTGAAAGTGTGAATTAGCCATTCTAGTCCGGCAATACATGTATCGTTCTATATTTGACAAGGTGTAGCAGTATCAATAAAGTTGTCGGGAATGAATGGCGCTTAAAACGTGAAGAGGAAGGAAATGGAGTCCAGTGCTGTGTCGCTAGCATCATTCGAGCATCAACCAGCGAGGCCCCCCGCGGCCTTTCTGTTGTTTACATGTCGCTTTACTGGCTGCCTCCATTGTCTCCTTGTTGCTAAGCCGTCACAGCATCTCCGAGTCACAAGAAGGAGAGAAGAGAAGTGGTACCCGGAGGTGGAGGAGAGAggagggggagggaaaaaaagaagaatctcACCCCCCTCTCCACCTCCACTGCTTACCAGCAGCCCGCTCCGGTCTTGTGGTCTTAATGAGCCGCCACGGCCCGCCTGTCCTTGTCCCGAAGCTCGACGTTGCTCACGGACGCGTCGACGGTGGGCTCCGCCTCATAACGACAAGGCGGACAACTGGCTctccggcggcggcggctgttTTCGTCCAGCGTCGCCATTACTCCCCTCGCAAAACGACCGACGGGTGACGTCAGGCGGGGGCGGAGCTGACCCGCACATACAAAAGTCGctccaaaaaacaccaacaacaaaacaaattgtaaCCTGTTTTtttagaagacaaaaaaatcccTCGGCAGTATTGTGATCtattcaaacatacagtatgtatattatttaatagaatgtaaagtgTTTAACAGTTTGCGCATCGGACGATTCAATGTGCATTGTGCTGGTCTTTCCGACGTGCTCGCTTTGGCCACTAGGCGGCAATATATAACATACAGCCATACGAcagcaggcacgtgcacagataGCCATCcgagtggtgctcaagcaccaacccttttgccctggatgaaaaaaaaagtgccctttttggTGCagcacatttatatttaaaaatccGTCAGCAGCCCGTTACATACCCCCAGTTGACGAACACTTTCCGATCAAGAGCGCCGCAACCCGTCGATGACACGCGCCCTCATACCTTCATCGTACACTCTATTTTGACTACCATCTACATATATAACACCACACCAACACTTCTGAAACTCTTTTAATAGACAAAGTCGAGCACAGAACAGAACAATGCATGACCAAGAAAACACACTAAGTGTGTAAAGTTGCACTCAAAATGATTTAACACCTTATGTAAGGGAGCTAAACATCATTTACAATGGGTGTCAAATCATTCCAAGTGCAACTTTACATGGTAGCATATTCAGAAATGACAGATTGGACCTTTTTTGACAAGAAATGTTGATGTAAAAATACATATGAAATAGCGTGGACAAGGCTGAGctgagtgatttaaaaaaatatatacattacataaatataatttaaaggcACTTTTTTAAAGGAACATAAAAACAGCAGAAGCtgtagagtgtttttttttttttttaagtgcataaATACTACTGGTGATTAATACTACATGCATACTGGAGTCACATGGTCCTGAGAAGATCATTGGTCACatcatcttctttttttaagtgtcaTCCAGAAGCTTCTGTAGGTTTCTTTGAATCTAAGCACAGAAATAGTTACAGCGCAAcgccaaaacaacattttagctaattcgacatttaaaaaaaaataaaaaataaaaaaacgtacaAACCTTCTCAAGCTTAAACAGGCTAGTGGAGAGTTGGCCGAAGATCTCTGCATCCTGGGGCCTCGCTGCATTTCTGCAAAGAGATTGGTGTTTTGTTGTGTGGCGAAGCATCATAATACGCCACCATGCTAAGTGAGACTAGCTTTGgagatttcattattttttaaaaattcgaTCAGGGTCCTCATACCCTACGTGCACACGATTTCTGGCAGACAGTATGGCGTTCAATCGATGCTCGAGGGCCACCATCTTGAAAGCCATGTAACACGAGGACATTACCAGGATGCCGACTCTGTTTTAGGAGGAAACACAAACGTCTCTAAACAAACCTCGACGACGATAGCGTCTCATGATGCGATGTGGCGAACTGAGTactcacaaaaacaaatagattATCAGGACGGAGATCAAGGTGGTGTGAGGCCAGGCTTTGTCCGCCTGTGTTGCCGCCACCGTAGACTTAGATGATCCTTTGCGGTAAAACAGAAACAACATGTTTTCAAATTGTGGGCTATTGTGCAAGTGATATAATtatagtggttataaaaagtggttatagtggttataaaaagtctatatacgtccctgttcaaatgccaggttttgttataCACAAATGagactaccgtaatttctcgtgtataatgcgcatttttttctcccaaaaaagtcaatagtgtccattatacataggtataggggaaaatgaaaaaaaacttttgcacTATATAAATGTATCCCccccatctagaggttataaaaaaacagtgtactttcattccaatatgccaccgccatcTCGAGgtgatgagaaaggtgtacactttcattctaagataccaccgccacctagaggttatgaaaaaggtgtagctcACTCTTTCATTCCAATACGACAGGGGTACGTaggactgcatatatgtacagttgtgctcatacgtttacataccctggcagaatttgtgaaatattttttttttttttttttaaacacgactgatgactgaacaacaaccatcattcatttctttatggttgttttgtttaatgataagacttttctgaaatgctagacaatttaatttgaatcccattaaaattaaattaaaatgtgtttcgcctggcccttcatgttttctttaaagaactgtacccatcttacaaattctgcctgggtaatcaaacatatgagcacaactgtgtgctttctcatttactaaagaAAGGTAggactgtgaatttcaaaataagagcaagtaaataaacagaaagtattacatgtttgaataaagtgcttaacttcagaacaaTTATtcgaaaaaactaacaaaatacagataatatttcatgttttgatcatatgggtagaagcaaattcatgcattgtaaaatacattatatattggtagaagggttttcccgaattttgaggtcaactttgtgggtgcgtattatacatgggtgcgcattatacacgagaaattacggtaagatgaatcatttcaaaacgttttcctcattaatgtgatCTATAAACCTGTGCAACGcatgtaaaaataatgtttgGAATTAACCAATCGCATTCcgactcatgttaaatgggattaGGCACACAACTGCCGCCACTTGAAGTGGATTtgatgaaccccaaataaatttcagcgATCCTAGTAAACTCCCTGATTAATCTTGgcttttatatcacaaaaatccaCCTTTTGAACAGGGGGTGTGGAGACttcttatatccactgtagctcATGCATGAATCCTTTTGTACCATGGACTTTTCTGTTATTTGTAGTCGATCTGTTTATGACCATTCTTCAAGGTGATAGTAGCCAAGGCATAAACTATATGAGAAGACTGAAAGACAAACAAGTGCGACAGTACCGTTCTTGGCTCGGTTCTTTTGGCCTGGTTGGAGGTGGACATCTGCGCGCACCGACACCTCTCGGCTCAGAAACGTGTCAGGGAGGCTTGCGAATTCTGCTTGATGAAACGAAggagagagagtgtgagagagagagagagatagagagagagagagagggagggagggagggagggagggagggagggagcgctTGAACTCTGCTTCCTGCCAGGGAAAATATCACTGGAATCCAAAAACATCCGGACAAGAGTAGCTCTTGTAATGGAAACCTGTTCTAGTACAACTTATTTCAGACGCAGTGTGTCGGCCCATGCAGTGCCTTCACCATCATCCATGTTCCGTCACCCACCGGCCATTTTGTCGCAATCCGGTGTCTGCGATTCGGAGCTGCTACTACTAGTCTCCACCTCCATTCCCTGTCGCCTGTGTCGCACCACGCCGTCCAGATCAGAGAAGGTCTGGGCGAAATCCTGCCGTGCATGCACAGGAACATATACAATAGGCCTACTGCTGAGAACAAGGGCCCGGCTTTCTATAGATGTTACggctccaaaaacaaaaaaacaaaaacattttcagaccaGAGGAAGAGATGGCGGGCGCTTGACTCTGAAGCCATCCTCACAGGAGGAGGCCACATGGCTGCCACACGTCTTCTCCACCTGAAATGTTCACACACATTGTAGCTAGCACGTACAGGAGTTTTTATTTTGAGGctttttaagtgatttttttttttttaagtgtttttaaaGTATACCGGCAAACCTTCAGTGCAGTACCAAGTTGTGCCCAACTAAATCTCCAATAATATCGGAAGTCGTTGTTCCCACGTCTCACAGGGCATAGAGAACATTTGCCTGTGAGGCCCAACACAATCCGTTGCAGAACACGTTTTCTTTGAACTGACCTCCAGATGGATGCAGACGGACCTCAGGAACTTGTAGGTGGTGTTCCGGGACAGGAAGGACACGAAGacatgctggaaaaaaaacagtgggcTCAAGTTAAGATCAACTCACACTGGGGCCATTAGAACAGCGAGCGCTAAAGCCCGCTCGACACCTAAAATCCGCTACGTTTGGCTTTTGTGAGGTTTTTTGAATACTTCAGATAGGTACACAAATTATACTAAACCAAGGTACCAGCGTAATCCATAGAGTCCCACAAAAACTGACCGAGAACGAGTACTCGGGGGTAAAATATTACCTGCTCCCGTGTGCTTTCGATCACCAGGGCATTGGGCACCAGCAACGCCGTTTTCGTTTTCTTGATGAATGTCACAGACGCGGCCCGGATGGCGATCTACGGAGGAGTTTTGGAGTGTTTCAGAGCCGATCACCAGGCGAGAGCGCGTCGTACCTTCGTATCCCTGccgaagactttggagtggaaGCAGATCCAGTTTGCCGAGACGAACATTTTGCCCTGATACAAGATGTCTCTCTGCAGGGCGCACGTGTAACCTGGCAACGTAAAGTAACcaacacgttaaaaaaaaaaaaaaaaaaaaaaaaaaaaaaaaaaaaagtcacgttCAGAAAACAAGCAGCTTGCTCGCTGACGCGACGGACGTACTTTGTGTGAGCGCCTCGTCTCTGCTCACTTCCTTGAACAATTTGTGAAACTGCACGTTCGTCTTGGACAACTGGAAGAAACCAAAAGACTGGAATACTAGTGTCACACAGTATGAacgcattcatccatttttttaatttgttttattttaacgtTAAGAATTTAGTTCAGCATGTGAAAATTGGAGCGATCTAACATTATGTTGCGCAGTCGTTTTTGGTTGAGAGATTTAACTGCTCTACATGAGAGGACGGTCATTGACTGCCGAAAGGCGTTGCAAATCATCTTCTGTTGTACGACTGTTTTGGATGATGAATTTCAACAAACGtcccaactgccctcatgtcttccctcaggacatccatcaaccttctctttggtcttcctctagctctcttgcctggcagctccatcctcatcatccttctaccaatatactctctatttctcctccggacgtgtccaaaccatcgaagtctgctctctctaactttgtctccaaaacatcgaacatcggccgtccctctgatgagctcatttctaattttatccaacctggtcactccgagagcaaacctcaacatcttcatttccgccacctccagctctgcttcctgttgtctcttcagtgccactgtctctaatccgtacatcatggctggcctcaccgctGCCTTctcaactttgcccttcatcctagctgagactcttctgtcacgtaacacacctgacaccttccttcacccgttccaacctgcttgaacccgtttcttcacttcctgaccacactcactattgctctggatggttgatcccaagtatttgaagtcctccacccttgctatctcgtcTCCCtatgtagcctcactcttccctcaccacccctctcattcatgctcatatattctgtcttacttaggctaatcttcattcctcttctttccagtgcatgcctccatctttctaactgttcctccagctgctccctgctttcactgcagatcacaatgtcatctgcaaacatcacggtccacggggattccagtctaacctcatctgtcagcctatctatcaccactgcaaacaggaagggactcagggctgatccctgatgcagtcccacttccaccttaaattcatctgtcgtcattcatcaactcctcgaagtattctttccatctatctcgcacactactggcaccagtcaacatatttccgtctctatccttaatcaccctaacctgctgcacatccttcccatctctatccctctgtctggccagcctgtatagatccttttctccatttataaatacacacatatgtgaattaatatataaataaataaccctttaagcaatggatatttgaacaacaacagtgcagcaacacatggagacagacaaaATAACGATACTCAGAGGTATTGAGCCTCTGTCAAAAAACGATtattattactgcagcttactgagtttATAAGACAGCGTCTTCTTTGTGTACAGTGGAGCCCCACATGtatttgtggtttggcatttgcgAATTCAGCTATTTGTGGCTTTTTCTGGGCAACGTACCCACATTTTTCACGGAAACCcccacttatttttttcttttacccaCTCCCCCACTTATTCGTttttcttcagatttttttatggCAAATGTAAAAGAGCTTCAATTAGTCACAGATTTTCATTATTCGCTGAagtccattgtatttattttgtttgtatcgtactgccatctagtggtcaaCCAGAATAAACAGTGCATTGTCAATTAGCATTGAAGCACAAAAGCATgacgcacaaactgtttaattccttAGTGTTGTATGCATTTATAACGAACAATACTgcaaagtgctatttttctcattaaataacaCAGGCATTTCGATTTATCTCAATGGCTGATTTCAGAAATTAATCATTTGAGTTGAGAGCgtagaatgaaaaaaaaatacaaattgtaagtcaaggcatcaGTCGTAATGTGTTGTCCTAAATTCCGGAGGTGCTGAAGGTAACATCCGGGTGACTGGGAACTCGACTGGTGATTGGTGGAGAAGCAGGAAGTATCGAAATGAACCCACCTGAGTGGACGGCGACTTCTTTCCCTCAAACTTCGACAACGGGAGGTGAGTGGGCCTCCTCCGGCAACAAGAAGCGCCGTTGTCCGCCTCACAActgtcacaaaataaaaacacattaaggACTTGTATGTGACTTGGAATAAACTACAAATCGAAcgcctctaaaaaaaaaaaaaaaaaaaaaaaaaaaacgaatccAAGTGAACCAGAGGCTAGCACCGCACACCGGGATTTGAGCT harbors:
- the LOC133413737 gene encoding GRAM domain-containing protein 2B-like → MGEQAERPSTPPGRPTEYPRGSSCEADNGASCCRRRPTHLPLSKFEGKKSPSTQLSKTNVQFHKLFKEVSRDEALTQSYTCALQRDILYQGKMFVSANWICFHSKVFGRDTKIAIRAASVTFIKKTKTALLVPNALVIESTREQHVFVSFLSRNTTYKFLRSVCIHLEVEKTCGSHVASSCEDGFRVKRPPSLPLDFAQTFSDLDGVVRHRRQGMEVETSSSSSESQTPDCDKMAEFASLPDTFLSREVSVRADVHLQPGQKNRAKNGSSKSTVAATQADKAWPHTTLISVLIIYLFLVGILVMSSCYMAFKMVALEHRLNAILSARNRVHVGNAARPQDAEIFGQLSTSLFKLEKIQRNLQKLLDDT